TTCAGTGTATTGAAGGTTTGAAGAAGACATACACAATTATATCTAAAAAGGTATTCAAAGTAACATTGTACAAGAAATATTAAAAAGTaacctaaataataataataataataataataataataataataataataataataataataataatatacgtATTAAACTAGTTAATTAACATACAGAGTATTTTTTCATACAACTTAACttcctttttttatttatatttgggcgAATATTCTATGTTTGCCTTTGTGATGAGTAcataaatatgaaaattatgcgAATTTTGCAAACTccaaccccccccccctcccccccaactaTTTGTTCATTGGCCAGCTTTCAATCGTGGATTGCTCTCGCGGAGTAAACGTAagatcatactatattataagtatgAAGTCCAAAATGCCGGGTTGAAAGATTAAAATAGACATCAAAAGTTAAATGATTGTTTTGCGCTTTACCCAAACATTATTTCAAAAACCTTTTTGGTACAAAGATGTAAATGCAAATACCATtaagaaatacaaaaaaaaaaaaattggccaGTAAAGAGATTTTAGAGAATTTATTATATACATTTTTCAAATTAGTCTCTTGACATTCCCATACATGTACCGTTTCTCAGCTGATAATATTATTGATATATAAAATTAGTTTCTAAATCAGTTTGACCTGAAGAAGACGAAAAAGCAGCAGCTATTGGTATGCCAACGTTAGAGAGCAATTAACATAATGATCTTGAGTACTTCGATGGAGGTCGTCAACTAAGACGAGGTAACTCTAATATTGTTGTAACATTGTTTTATTAGAAACTGTTATTATGAGTACATGTACTTGTTGATATCTAATTTTGccttcatatttttcaaataatatatatactttcaaaatatcatcttgcatcattatttaatttacaagggTTATATAAGTACTCTCtgtaattttttataatttttaaggttttgaaattagttttcttgcatttaaattgttcaaatatttattaattacccctttaaattattttgtgatgacttaatcatccaaaattattatttgcatccacatatatatatatatatatatttcataatattttacttatttttatataattatatttgtattttaaagtaattttacataattttacaataatagtCTATATTTTGtacataattgtatttattatattattttatactaaaatagtatttcttatatttttataagattgagttgttattttcaAGCATTTTACTTCGTGAATAATAATTTACTAGTCATTTTTTATAATTATGTTTTCTTAGTTCCTCGTATTTAAAATCTAACCCAATCCCAAACCAATTTTCAGACCAAATTAATGGCCCAAACACCCCAAACCTTAGCTCAATCTGCCCTGGCCCAAACCAAACGACCTCTTTATTCCAATCCGGTCAGGATTCGTTTATTCAACTCGCCTAACCTTCCTTTTTAATCTtgaccgttgatctcaaatgatcaacggcccgaAATAAAACCCTCACTCTCCTTATATCCCCACCCCAAACTCTAGAGACCATTTTCTTTTCCCAGCCGCCCTCACACGCTCTCATCTTCTACGAACCCTAGTTGTCTTACCCCCTAAAAATCTCTCTGAATCCGGTTACACTATGAAATCCTACGATCTGTTTACCTTATTTACACTATCCTGCTACTACTCACACGCTCTTGATGCTACTTAGTACTCGCCCTAATTTTGGCAAGTATCATCATTCCAGATCGGACCTGTTCAGCTTTGATCTTTAAGATTTGGACGATATCTCGTCCATATACACGAAAAAGAGATTGATTCCCCACATCCACGGGTCGATTTTCAATTGTTCAACCctaactagggtttgaaattCAATTACTTCCTTTGCCGGCTCTGTTACTGATTGCAtgcgatattttctttccttatttatgtttaatcgattgttttccttgtttgttcatTCAAATTtaacactatataaacccttccctAATTCCCCTAAACGGACCTTAATCACTGTTATTCTCTCACTCTACATTCATTCTACTATTCCGAAATTTGAGACcttggccgactgaaagccaaggccaccaaaatTCAATTGTTGCTCCTtcttagtgtgagcactgcccggggttcattcgaaacccttgggaactctgacgcactgagattCTAGGAGTCTTGTTGTTTATTACTAGTTGATTTGCTGCCGGAGCTTAATTTCCTTGCTCGTTTAATTTGCAACTGGTGAGTACCTTGACTCTTGCAATTCTATGCTTAGTTGTGGTCATGACCCGAATACCATGTTTGTTCGAAATTTCTGAACCTATATGATTACAATATGTTGTTACCTTTATTTGCAATCCTATCTGCCTTGAAGTTAGTTTATAGTCATGTGTTCTCTAGCATCTAAACTTGCCTAAATCCTGTACTCGGATGCCTGCCCACTATGTATATTTTGACCATCTTGAACCTACTTAGTCTACTATGTTTATGCATATGTGAGTTTTCCTATGTATGTTTCTTGCCCATGTTCATGCACTGCTCTGAGTTATTATATTAAAACTCTTGGGATACTTATTCATGCCCAGAATTTGCTCGACTGTATTTCTATATACTAAGCCATTCAGGCATAACTTGCTACTTGGTCATGTCTGTATGAACTCTGAACTCTTCAAACAAGTATGTTACTCTACCATTTGTGAACCCCAATCCTCATTATAGTTGTTTGCTTTACTACCATTATGTTCTGTAGACTTATGCCTACTAATGCTAGGATTGCTCAGGTTTAATGCCTAGGGAATCTTtgatatcaatttatattaagtACTTGTTCACCGACTAGTTGTGGTATTAAATTTATGATACTGTTGACTCTAAGCTTCTGTAATAGGTTTCCTTAGTAGCATTTCTACTTGCCCTGAATTGGTCTGCAACTCTTAGTTATGCCCTGCCTTAAATCCTTATATTTTTCTTGAGAAATCTGTTGTGGTATATACCCCAAAGGGAGTCTATCGGGCATGTCATTATCATTTGTTAATCTTCTTAGAACTAATCCATGTCCTTAACTCTTATGCTGAGTTTCTTGCTTTTTGGATTCATGTTTCCCATAACTAATCTGGTGCATCTTAAGAATTCTATGCTTTGAACTTATTTGTTAGTTTGAAAGCCTCACTTATGTGCTCATTGTAAGGTCTTTGTACATGTGCGTCCTCTCACCTGTTAGATATCACCCTAAAGTGATACTTAAAAAATCTTTCTGCTGATGATTGTAATAATAGAAATCCATGTGTCTTTGCCTGGGCTCTAAGCCATTTGAATGACATGTTTTATGACCCCCATGTTCTTGTTATTTGTTAATGGGTAAGCAAGACAATTATTTTCATGTTTGGGGCCTGGCTTATTGGTTTGTGTGTGTTATTGGATCTGAGCATTGGTCAAATAAGCTTGCTAGCCTGGGTATTGGGCATGTTTGATATGCAAGAGTATGGTTGGTGAAGGCCCAGAAGGGCACTGCTAGGTTACTTTGTACTTGTGTTGGACCTGTAATTGTTATATTAGGGCCTATAATAGCCCTATTAagtttgtatttattttattattctaagtTGGACCTGTAATAATTTATAAACAAATAATTGGGGGCATTAATGAATAGGGGTTGGGGTATTCCAATACTTGCATGAATGGGttgaaaacatgcctataaggtCTATTGTGTTCTATTTGCTATTATGTCCAGCATGCCTTGTTTGTTTTGTTAGCTTGTGTGGCACACTGATAGGAATCACGCACACACTTAACTTGTTAAAATATGCTACACCTGTTTCCATGTCTTCTATTCAACGATCCTAGATAATgtgcctataggatacaataatGCCATACCTTTGCTAACCTAGATACCCCGGCTATAAGGTTTAATAATTAATCAACTGTTTCATGATGCTTTTGTACTTCCTCACTTAGATAgaatgcctatagggataaagtattataaaatcaagtctaatAGTCAATTGTTAGAAATTCTGACTATAGGGTGTTTATTGATGCTACTAATACTGTATTTTCGAACGACCTTACTGCCTAATTATGCGACTATTAGAGATCATGTCTGTAGGGTATTGTCACCTGCCTAAGATGCATACCTATAAAATCAGTGCTGGCAATTCAGAGTTCCGAGATTGTTTTGCATTACCTTATTACGTAAACaattagaaatcatatttataGGACTTGTAACGCTCTAATTTACCTATACGTTAGTCTAGAAATTACAACACCGCCTGTATAATACTGGAAttatatagaaatcatgcctacaggACTTAAGGATTCTAATGCGTCTTAATTTTGTCTACTGCCTAACCAGAAATCTATTTGCGTGCTTtcgtgcttatgtgtggaggttaacttgagccttttatTGCTATTGTATGCAGTCCTATCTATTATGAaagtcgcctagttttatcattttgagcaacctaagtaaagtctagaaccacctgatAGTagatccaaagcctcctggaccataggcatgggacgggtagtgcacgcatagggtacgacttagaattgaattagaacgcctttaagtaaacaacttcaatgtagtaatcgggtagcaggagccTGCTGAATAATACGAGCAACCTCTAACTTGagagagttgcgaagtattatttatgttgcacggggtgatcctttaggctaaaaaacttaggactccCTCCTCTTTTTTTTGTATGTGCgtgttatttacacttagtcattcaACATAGATCAATATAGTTTGTACCTTTGTAGTTATTAAGACTTATACCGATTCTCATATGTTTTAATAAGACTCTACAACTTCTGAATTTCCcttctatttatttgatcacctagcttaattacataatccacatagtctaaaGTTCGGCCAGGACCCACAATTgtagacctcgaagagtgcctaacaccttctctttgaggtaatttaagcccttacccgatctttggtggcattgactagtcaaatagagttatttacaaataggtgccctaacgctccttaaaaatcattaggtggcgactcttctctttcaatactcatttaaaagagttgtcacatgtggaaacccgctttcgcgagaaaacgggacGCGGCAGTCCCCGAGTTTCGTTGATTTATTTCTGGTGCATTTGTTACTTTGATTTCTTATTTGTTACTTTGATTTCTTATTTTTTcatccctttttttttttgcttgatAATACTATAGATTTGATGTGGCCAAGGCAAAGATGAAATGAGAAATTGATATGAAGAAAagatatagaaaaaataaaatataatattactaAGATAGATGGAGAGAGAGAAAGATCATAACAATACAAAATCAAATATGTGAGGACGggacatatatatttttttattagtgAGAAGGTATGTGTCACGCCCTAAAACTACGTGACCGGCACCCAGTACTCTACCAGACCCGAGTGAATCATCCCATAGATTAATACACATCTATATGCCTATTAGGAGGATGCGAAAGCCTCTTCAATTACAATCATTTTAAGATATACGACAAAACATGATTAATGTCTTTAAGTAAATATTTTTCCTTTGAAGGCAAAGCttcataaagataaaagaaagttTCATTCATGCACGCCATATAAGTAACCATAGGATTACAACCCAAAATGAATACTACTATTGTCTATGGAATCTCTATGACACGGAATGGAATAGTCAACCAAAGCATAACCTGGTGGCTCAAAAGGATAGTAATATAATAAAGTTGTCCACGAATATTAGCGTGGAGTCTCACCAAATAACGTCAACGAGAAATGTAGAGCTGCCCTATCCACGCGGCCCAAGCTGCTCAGGTCCAGTCCCTGAAAATAGAAATGCAAATGTGACCGAAAGGCCTAAGCTCCATATGCCTAGTACGAATCATGAATCGTTCCCCAAAAGAAAATAGGACAAGATTTAAGAAGATATAAGATATGCAATAACAATTGATATCGAGAAAGAAGCCTTCATATCAATTAACAATttagaaagtaaaataaaataatatggtAAAACATATTTCAAAGTCTTCCTTTAGTATTTATCTTTGCAAAATCATGTTAGATTTTTCATTTACCGGGAgcactataccatcaccgacacgaaagaaggtcaactaggttatgtacctagcggcaagtatcatataccctacttgctcaggtcgtctcatcgttgTGCCGCACGAATCGACTCAACCATGCTAATAAAGTAGCATAATAGTACCCCTAATGGGAAGTACTCTGTCGTAGTTCCCAACCGTAAGGTAGGTTCTatgcctacaccggcacgtgtagtttcatgaccaAATGAGAAAAAGTATCCAAGGTCAATCTCGGTGAATTTAAGTAACTCCCAAAACCTTTACATTTATCGATGATGATTTTTTTATAGCCAAATCAACTATTTGAGAATAGTTAAATTCAAGATATTTCACAACTCatgtattttcatttcaaaaaataTAATACAAGTGCTATTCCCtatttatttagttttaaaaaaaaattaagataaaatatttcaagaaaataatattcaTAGCACTTAAATCATTTATGATACAAGAATGGTACAATCCCAACTCCTTGTCCCCACAAGCTAGGACTCACATTTAGAAACTCAATTTAATCGTGTTTCGATATGAGTATGGAGAAAGGTTTCGAGGGTAGTAAGTTTCAACGTACCTCAAATTGCTTCCAACCTTACCCCCAAATGATCCAATAATGCCAACGAGTCACAATCTATATATACGAACTCACATAATTCAAGAACGCATCACAACGATACGAATTAAATCAACTAAGTGTCTAACACTTAAGTCCAATTTCATAAGTTTAACAAAAATCCTCATTTTatcatttgaaggtcaatccttAAATTTTAACTTCAACTCATTCATTAAACTTGTTATGGGATCTAGTCGTtccactagaaactcaaaataacATCGTTCAAATAAGACCCAACACTATTCATCATTTTTACCAACCAACTCTTCAATTTCAAGACTAGCTTCTAGGGTTTTATGAATAGATGTTTAAATACAAATTTAACTTCATAaatatactctactatgtccaTGGAGTATAGTACATAAGATTGGAGTGAAGAAATTACCTCTTTGTCAAACCCTAAAAGTTTCAAGGTTTGAGTTTCTTGAAATGTCTTtgagtttatcttcaaaaatctaTGAATCCCACGATGTTGGAGGGCTAAGAGATGTAATAAATGAACCAAATCTATCAAACAAAGGCATTTAATTCTTATCTTGAAGATATATTAATGGTAAAGACTTCTCCTTCTCTCTAATCCCCAagaccaagtccaaaataatataatttctcTCTCTATAAAATGCCTATAAAAATTTCAACCGTGGGTTTTAAATTTCGGGTGTTGAGTTGCACGCCTTCTCTACACTTCACTGTCTCACGCTGGGTTCCAATTTATTCCATCACTGAAGTAACATTTTGTTCTTCAACTGTAATCATTTCATTTTCCACTAATATGCTTGCCTTTTGTCTTTCATAATTACTTTCATTATTCCCTTATCTTTGCTATTTAATTAATTTCCTTATCCTCCtcccccttcccccccccccccctttataTCCTTGTCCCCTTTGTCTCTTTGTTGACCAACAACTTTCCTAGTTTTCTAAATCCTTTCTCGTTGCCAACTGAAGGCTAGGATTTTAAATCCTTgttttcttattaaatttcaaCTCTTCAAGTTGGTTACATACCATTGAATTCTCAAAATTTCAGCACTTATGACATAGAACTTGATATACTCCAAATGCATTTGATGACCTTGTAACCTTCACTAATTCGATGATTAACTATCGATATTATACCTAAGCATTCCAATAACTTTGGTCCACTCGAATAATCATGTAGCTCAGATTTAATTACATTGTATTCTCAAACTCAAAATTAGTAGGAATTAACTAAAAGAATTTACAGggctttacattctcccccacttagaaacattcgtccttgaatgtaaATTCTTGGTCGTGTTAAAGTCTGAAAGCGTAATCTCCAAGCCTTTTGTGTAATCTCCAAGCCTTTTGCTTATTTCTTGgtcaaaatttgactaactcttcAAATTTTTAAACATTTTGACAGAGTTTCCTTCGTTAATAGGCTTATCCCAAAATTCCAACCTCACAACGAGCCATAAGAATACAATATAAAAGGTCCCACGTGGCTCAACTCATCACAGCTACCTCAATGAATGCATCCGCGACTTCATATATCTCCAGACACTAGTACATAGCCTCTCCCAACATCACAACAATAAAATTTATTACCATAAGACAAGTCTAACAACCATGTGCAAGAGATAAATCAATCAATCACTTGCCCCATGGAAGTAAATTATGATAAACTCTAAACTCaaaatttctaaaaaaaaaaatagtcatACCTGAAGTAATGAATAAGTGTTGATATCGGATTTTCATATCTTCCTCGGCTAATGCATCCGCGACTTCATATATCTCCAGACACTAGTACATAGCCTCTCCCAACATCACAACAATAAAATTTATTACCATAAGACAAGTCTAGCAACCATGTGCAATAGATAAAACAATCAATCACTTGCCCCATGGAAGTAAATTATGATAAACTCTAAACTCaaaatttctaaaaaaaaaaatagtcatACCTGAAGTAATGAATAAGTGTTGATATCGGATTTTCatatcttcctcggcctcccaagtagcctcatcGACGTCATGATTACGCCATAACACTTTAACTAAAGCTATGTCCTTAGTCCTCAGCCTacagacttgcctatcaagaatctcAACAAGTTCTTCCTCATAAGTTAAGCCGTCATTTATTTCTACTACCTCCGGTGAGACGATGTGAGTAGGATTGGGCACATACCCCCGTAGCATCGATACCTGAAAAACAGGATGAACCAAAGTCATCAATGCAGGTAACTccagcttgtaggctacttcccAATCCTTTTCAAGATACGATATGAACCAATGAATCTAGGacttagcttgcccttcttcccaaatctcataacgcccttcattgGCGATACCTTCAAGAACACTTGATCACCCTCTTTAAACTCCAACTTACGTCGATGTACATATGTATAGCTTTTTTGTCGACTCTGAGCATTCTTAAGCCGTTGTTGAATCAAAGCCACCTTCTCTAAGGCATCATGTACAAGATCGAGACCAAGTAGTCCTACCTCagtcggctcaaaccatccaataggTGATCTACAATGTCGGTCGtacaaagcctcgtatggagccatctggatacaagcatgatagctattattgcaGGCAAATTCGATCAGAGGTAAGTGTTCATCCCAATTCCTACCAAAATCAAGGACACAAGcccgcaacatatcctcaagcatctgaatagttcTCTCAGCTTGTCCGCCAGTCTGTGAATGAAAAACAGCACTCAAATTGACACTTGTACCCAAACCCTCTTGAAAGGACTGCcaaaaatgagcagtaaattgggCCCCTCTATCAAATATAATGAAAGCTGGAATACTGTGAAGTCTGACAATTTCTTTCAAGTACAACTTAGCGTACCGTGGTGCCGTGTCAGTCATCTTTACCGGTAAGAAATGCACCGACTTTGTAAGCCGATCTACAATCATCCAAATAGAGTCATGCTTCAAGCGGGTGCGAGGCAAActcaccacaaagtccatattaatcatctacCACTTCCAAAGCCGAATCTCAATATTTTAAGCTAACCCACCGGGTCTTTGATGCTCAGCTTTTACTTGTTGGCAATTTAAACATCTAGCCACGAAGTCtgaaatattttccttcattcgATTCCACCAATAAATCTCCTGCAACTCATTATATATTTTTGTAGACCCTGGATGTATAGAATATTTCGAGCTGTGTGCCTCAGCCATAATTTCATTACGAAGTCCATCAATATCTGGCACGTACAAGCAACTGttcatcctcaacaccccatcctCGTCAAGAGAAAAGGCGAGGATATCTTTAGATTGTACACCATTTTGATTATCCACCAAATTTGGATCTTCAAATTGCTTAGCCTTGACACGCTCAATAAGAGAGGAACGTGCTATGGCACAAATAGAAATCTCTTTAGCTATCGGTAAATGCGCCAAAGTATCTCCTGACTTTCGGCTTAGCGCGCCGGCTACCACATTCACCTTTCCCGGATGGTAATGAATGCTCaaatcataatccttcaatagtTCTAACCATCTCGTTTGCCTCAGGTTTAATTCCCTCTACTTTAATATATATTGCAAGCTTTTATGGTCGGTGTATACTTCATAGTGCTcactgtacaaataatgccgccaaattttcaaagcAAATACAACTGCGGCAAGTTCCAAGTCATGGgtcggatagttcttctcatggatctttaattgtctagaagcataagcgataaCCTTACCTTTCTGCATCAAGACACAACCGAACCCATCTCTATAGGAATCACAGTAAACTATAAAGTCACCTAAACCTGTTGGCAACGTCAATGCCGGCGTTGTAGTCAATCTAGCTTTCAACTCTTGAAAACTTCTCTCGCAAGCATCCGACCACTGAAACTTCGCAGCTTTCTGTGTCAACTTGGTTAACGGAGATGCAAGAGTAGAAAAACCTTCAGAAAACCGCCGATAGTAACCCGctaatcccaagaaactacggatctctatcaGTGTAATTAGTCTAGGCTAACTCTTAACCGCttcaatcttttgaggatcaaccttaataccttcacgagatactacatgacccaagaatgccacggattcaagccaaaatttacACTTAGAGAATTTGTCATATAACTCATTCTCCAAAAGCGTCTGCAACATTATTCTCAAATGATTGGCATGCTCCTCTTGACTTCGCGAATAgactaatatgtcatcaatgaaaacaatTACGAGTCTGTCAAAAAATggtttgaaaacccgattcattaGATCCATAAAGGCTGCGGCtgtatttgttagcccaaatgacatcatcaaaaattcataatgtcCGTAGCGGGTCCTAAAAGCCGTTTTGGGAATATCCTTTTTTTgaattttcaactgatgataccccgatcttaaatcaatcttcgagaagaGCTTCTCTccttgcaactggtcaaacaagtcatctattcgAGGTACTGATGGTCACTTTGTTAAGttgcctgtagtcaatacacattctcaaagaaccatctttctttttcacaagcAACACGGGcgtaccccaaggtgatacactaggtctaataaacccTTTATCCAGTAAACCtttcaactgctccttcaattctctTAACTCGGCTGGAGCCATTCGGTATGGGGGAATAGATATCGGTTGCGTATCTGGCACCACATCTATCCCAAAGTCGATACCGGTGGAATACCCGAAAGCTCATCAGAAAACTCATTAACAATTGGCACAGTTGTGTCAATGACTCTGACTAAATGAGAAGTACATCCCTTCGTGATCATCTTCTTCGCCTTAAGGTATGAAATAAATTTACCTCGAGGCTCAGCAATATTGCCTTTCCACTCACGAACTGACTCATTAGGAAACTCAAACTTGACCACTTTAGCACGACAATCAAAAATGGCATAACACTTGTATAACCAATCCATCCCCataatcacatcaaagtcaaccatttcTAGCCCAATAAGGCCTGTCGTAGTCTCTCGATCTTGAATTATAATCACACAACCCCTATAAATGCGGGAGGAAATAACAAAATCTCCCACCAAAGTCGACACAGAAAATGGTTCAAGTAGTTGTTCTGGCTCTATCTTAAAATCCAAAGCAAAGTACGGAGTTACATAGGAAAAAGTAGATCCAAGATCCATAAAAGCATAAGCATCTAGAGCACAAACTATAAGTATACCTATGATGACAGCATCTGAAGCCTCTACAGTAGGGCGAGTAGGCATAACATAGAAACGAGGATGAGTTCCCTGAGAAGTAGCAGCTGTATGTGGCACATTTCCTGCATTGCGCCCATTGTGGGACCCATTACCCCTAGGTGGGGGCAGTGCAGCTGAAGTAGTAGCCATAGAAGGTGTCGGGTGAGCTCCCTAACCCTGTTGCCCGTTAGGGCAAAACTTTTGGATATGACATGTCAATCCATAACCATAGCAAGGACCACAGGGTCCCCTG
This region of Nicotiana tomentosiformis chromosome 4, ASM39032v3, whole genome shotgun sequence genomic DNA includes:
- the LOC138910501 gene encoding uncharacterized protein, yielding MATTSAALPPPRGNGSHNGRNAGNVPHTAATSQGTHPRFYVMPTRPTVEASDAVIIGILIVCALDAYAFMDLGSTFSYVTPYFALDFKIEPEQLLEPFSVSTLVGDFVISSRIYRGCVIIIQDRETTTGLIGLEMVDFDVIMGMDWLYKCYAIFDCRAKVVKFEFPNESVREWKGNIAEPRGKFISYLKAKKMITKGCTSHLVRVIDTTVPIVNEFSDELSGIPPVSTLG